The following are from one region of the Pocillopora verrucosa isolate sample1 chromosome 3, ASM3666991v2, whole genome shotgun sequence genome:
- the LOC131774596 gene encoding QRFP-like peptide receptor: MTGFSISSTLSTENFSTTISGTVESKGVEIVKSTLYATCGVFGVVGNILTTIILTKIKAKETRVMDFYMINLAIADLGTLLLAFPITAIRERLPNDWPFGEFVCLYFLPLTDIFHGSSVWFITAAAIERYQKIARPSKVNVKLPIALKRAQIVAVSTWVASFVVFSLPLYFVIRYREVSNGRFRCGSEWPSLGTGLALSKLYFTFMVFVSYVMPLIVISGTFLAVSHKLNKSSKFIHAINSQHEKDNELGNLHGRKLSQTRRHAIRLAQNRRAKMILTPVVGVFAVFMLPLTILRLCVVFWPPFFKQTFYSDLLFVVSVGVIINSSVNPAIYSVVRKDFRRQMVRLLCWKRRSSRGQKRNRALVSVKLDLNRISRS; this comes from the coding sequence ATGACAGGTTTCAGCATTTCTTCAACCTTGTCCACTGAAAACTTCTCGACGACTATCAGTGGAACAGTAGAGTCGAAGGGTGTGGAAATAGTTAAGAGCACGCTTTATGCGACTTGTGGTGTCTTTGGTGTTGTCGGTAACATCCTAACGACAATTATTTTGACGAAGATCAAGGCGAAGGAAACGAGAGTAATGGATTTCTACATGATTAACTTAGCCATAGCGGATTTAGGAACTTTGCTCTTGGCATTTCCAATTACCGCGATACGAGAGAGACTTCCGAATGATTGGCCATTTGGAGAGTTTGTCTGCTTGTATTTCCTTCCACTTACCGACATATTTCACGGCTCGTCTGTTTGGTTCATTACAGCAGCTGCCATAGAAAGATATCAGAAAATTGCCAGGCCTTCCAAAGTAAACGTCAAACTGCCAATAGCATTGAAAAGAGCACAGATCGTTGCAGTGAGCACATGGGTGGCGTCATTCGTGGTCTTTTCATTGCCGCTATATTTTGTTATTCGCTACAGAGAGGTTTCTAATGGAAGATTTCGGTGTGGTTCAGAGTGGCCTTCATTAGGCACAGGCCTCGCTCTATCcaaactttactttactttcatGGTCTTTGTATCTTATGTTATGCCACTAATTGTAATATCGGGAACATTCCTCGCAGTGTCGCACAAACTAAATAAAAGCAGCAAGTTTATCCACGCTATCAATTCGCAACATGAGAAAGACAATGAATTAGGAAACTTACACGGTAGAAAGCTTAGCCAAACAAGAAGGCATGCTATTCGGCTCGCTCAAAACAGACGCgctaaaatgattttaacacCAGTTGTTGGAGTGTTTGCCGTGTTCATGCTTCCGCTGACAATTCTTCGACTATGCGTTGTATTTTGGCccccttttttcaaacaaacattttacaGCGACTTGCTGTTTGTGGTTTCAGTTGGTGTTATAATCAACTCGTCTGTAAACCCGGCTATATACTCGGTGGTTAGGAAAGACTTCCGGCGCCAAATGGTCCGATTACTTTGCTGGAAGAGAAGATCATCGCGGGGCCAGAAGCGTAATCGAGCTCTTGTTTCTGTCAAATTGGATCTCAATCGGATTTCTCGTTCTTGA